One region of Anaeromyxobacter paludicola genomic DNA includes:
- a CDS encoding OmpP1/FadL family transporter, with translation MRKPITALALLALPVLALASGYSVPNYNPRDLALADSAVAAQDGAAAVYRNPAALAGLEGVDLVLGGSLIDLRSDWTATAAQQAAGVSPTAASMYPKAVFPPGIYASYGGAIAGHRFGVGAGFNIPAGGNVYWRNDWPGSTDIISVNRKVYAGYLSGGFQLVPGLKLGAGVVYYRTTELLDRSVDFISTQGYGKLGTSGDAWSYDLSFEWTPLRDVPFTIGLDYKHKGDQKLTGNATFLNVPPALAGQAADQAVTHELTVPNYLNVGLAYRVVPQLLLTGQYSFERYVVYRTDTFQGNQGVTIEVPRSWGNGHLFRFGAEWTTPVQGLTARAGFLHDSGASDANHYSPTLPDASLWAVSVGAGYAFLPGWSVDAAFFRAMYDTVDATNSVSFPGVYKDSANVYSIGVSWHVPVGPKLAQDDGRTAANLFR, from the coding sequence ATGCGCAAGCCCATCACCGCACTTGCCCTCCTCGCGCTGCCCGTCCTCGCCCTCGCGAGCGGGTACAGCGTCCCCAACTACAACCCGCGCGACCTCGCGCTCGCCGACTCGGCGGTGGCCGCCCAGGACGGCGCGGCGGCCGTCTACCGGAACCCGGCCGCGCTCGCCGGCCTCGAGGGCGTGGACCTCGTGCTCGGCGGCAGCCTCATCGACCTGCGGAGCGACTGGACGGCGACCGCGGCGCAGCAGGCGGCCGGCGTGAGCCCGACCGCCGCCAGCATGTACCCGAAGGCCGTCTTCCCGCCGGGCATCTACGCCTCCTACGGCGGCGCCATCGCCGGCCACCGCTTCGGCGTGGGCGCCGGCTTCAACATCCCGGCGGGCGGCAACGTCTACTGGCGGAACGACTGGCCGGGCAGCACCGACATCATCAGCGTGAACCGGAAGGTGTACGCCGGCTACCTCTCCGGCGGCTTCCAGCTCGTCCCGGGGCTCAAGCTCGGCGCCGGCGTCGTCTACTACCGCACCACCGAGCTCCTCGACCGCTCGGTGGACTTCATCTCCACCCAGGGCTACGGGAAGCTCGGGACCTCGGGCGACGCCTGGAGCTACGACCTCTCCTTCGAGTGGACGCCGCTGCGCGACGTGCCGTTCACGATCGGCCTCGATTACAAGCACAAGGGCGATCAGAAGCTCACCGGCAACGCCACCTTCCTGAACGTCCCGCCGGCGCTGGCGGGGCAGGCGGCGGACCAGGCCGTCACCCATGAGCTGACGGTCCCGAACTACCTCAACGTCGGGCTCGCCTACCGGGTGGTGCCGCAGCTCCTCCTCACCGGCCAGTACTCCTTCGAGCGCTACGTCGTGTACCGGACCGACACGTTCCAGGGGAACCAGGGCGTCACCATCGAGGTGCCGCGCAGCTGGGGCAACGGCCACCTCTTCCGCTTCGGCGCCGAGTGGACCACGCCGGTGCAGGGGCTGACCGCGCGCGCCGGGTTCCTGCACGACTCCGGGGCCTCGGACGCGAACCACTACTCGCCGACCCTGCCGGACGCCTCGCTCTGGGCGGTCTCGGTCGGCGCCGGCTACGCCTTCCTGCCGGGCTGGTCGGTGGACGCGGCGTTCTTCCGGGCCATGTACGACACCGTGGACGCCACCAACTCGGTGAGCTTCCCGGGCGTCTACAAGGACAGCGCCAACGTCTACAGCATCGGCGTGAGCTGGCACGTGCCGGTCGGGCCGAAGCTGGCCCAGGACGACGGCCGCACCGCGGCGAACCTCTTCCGCTAG
- a CDS encoding DsbA family oxidoreductase — protein sequence MNPNPRESFPVDLTLYGDVVSPWCWLAEKRVLQAVKLLDGYFAPLRHAPFPLRPEPAAPSPAERRGMAREVRKAARQPDGAFLSPDLWTTGDAPSCSVPALVALAAARMQGAHWEEVLRERLREAALVAGLNVSRHDVLIEVAARSGLQMDRFVAALHAPGTERAVLDDYQEAVENGVEAVPALVIGEEWLVCGAREAGEYLEILRRYIESRSGLGGSQVVH from the coding sequence GTGAACCCGAACCCGCGCGAATCATTCCCGGTGGACCTGACGCTGTACGGCGACGTCGTGAGCCCTTGGTGCTGGCTCGCCGAGAAGCGGGTGCTGCAGGCGGTGAAGCTGCTCGACGGCTACTTCGCCCCGCTCCGCCACGCGCCGTTCCCGCTGCGCCCCGAGCCGGCCGCCCCCAGCCCGGCCGAGCGGCGGGGCATGGCGCGCGAGGTCCGCAAGGCGGCGCGGCAACCGGACGGCGCGTTCCTCTCCCCCGACCTCTGGACGACCGGGGACGCGCCGAGCTGCTCCGTGCCCGCGCTGGTGGCGCTCGCCGCCGCCCGGATGCAGGGGGCGCACTGGGAGGAGGTGCTGCGGGAGCGGCTGCGGGAGGCGGCGCTGGTGGCCGGCCTCAACGTGTCCCGCCACGACGTGCTCATCGAGGTGGCGGCCCGGAGCGGGCTGCAGATGGACCGGTTCGTCGCCGCCCTCCACGCCCCCGGCACCGAGCGCGCCGTGCTCGACGACTACCAGGAGGCGGTGGAGAACGGGGTCGAGGCCGTGCCCGCCCTGGTCATCGGCGAGGAGTGGCTGGTCTGCGGGGCGCGCGAGGCGGGCGAGTACCTCGAGATCCTGCGGAGGTACATCGAGTCGCGCTCGGGGCTGGGCGGGAGCCAGGTGGTGCACTGA
- a CDS encoding ATP-grasp domain-containing protein yields MKRKKRPVARAPRAARPRPPAAERLTVGILSRNKKLYSTRRLVQATGELGHRARVLDTLRCNLVLARGSSRLTYRGKDVSGLDVVIPRIGASITGYGLAVVNQLDMMGVPVIANSIPIARARDKLRALQLLSRFGIDIPRTVMCRYREEVAAAVEDVGGLPCIIKLIQGTQGVGVMIANSMVEVEGMLDTLWSMGQEILLQEMIAESRGRDVRALVIGDRVVAAMRRQARTGEFRSNIHRGGSGQRIELPPEFAEVAVRAVHVIGLEVAGVDMLESRTGPKIMEVNSSPGFEELEAVTGVDIARQYVEHALEFARAHDAGWAKRRLI; encoded by the coding sequence ATGAAGAGGAAGAAGCGCCCCGTCGCGCGCGCGCCGCGCGCCGCGCGCCCCAGGCCACCGGCGGCGGAGCGGCTCACCGTCGGCATCCTCTCCCGCAACAAGAAGCTCTACTCGACGCGGCGGCTCGTGCAGGCGACCGGCGAGCTCGGCCACCGGGCCCGCGTGCTCGACACGCTCCGCTGCAACCTCGTGCTGGCGCGCGGCTCCTCGCGCCTCACCTACCGCGGCAAGGACGTGAGCGGGCTCGACGTGGTCATCCCGCGCATCGGCGCCTCGATCACCGGCTACGGGCTCGCGGTGGTGAACCAGCTCGACATGATGGGCGTGCCGGTGATCGCGAACTCGATCCCCATCGCCCGGGCCCGCGACAAGCTCCGGGCGCTGCAGCTCCTCTCCCGCTTCGGCATCGACATCCCGCGCACGGTGATGTGCCGCTACCGCGAGGAGGTGGCGGCGGCGGTGGAGGACGTGGGCGGCCTGCCCTGCATCATCAAGCTCATCCAGGGAACGCAGGGCGTCGGGGTGATGATCGCGAACTCCATGGTCGAGGTGGAGGGGATGCTCGACACCCTCTGGTCGATGGGGCAGGAGATCCTGCTGCAGGAGATGATCGCCGAGTCGCGGGGGCGGGACGTGCGGGCGCTCGTCATCGGCGACCGGGTGGTGGCGGCGATGCGGCGGCAGGCCCGGACCGGCGAGTTCCGCTCCAACATCCACCGGGGCGGCTCGGGCCAGCGGATCGAGCTGCCGCCCGAGTTCGCCGAGGTGGCGGTGCGGGCGGTCCACGTCATCGGGCTCGAGGTGGCCGGCGTGGACATGCTCGAGTCGCGGACCGGGCCGAAGATCATGGAGGTCAACAGCTCGCCCGGCTTCGAGGAGCTGGAGGCGGTGACAGGGGTGGACATCGCCCGGCAGTACGTGGAGCACGCGCTCGAGTTCGCCCGGGCCCATGACGCGGGGTGGGCGAAGCGGCGGCTCATCTAG